AATAAGATTAACGCCCGCCACCAATGCCGCGTTCGTTTCTCCATTTCTTAGTGCTTGAATTGCATGATGAAGCGCCACCAACGATGACGAACACGCAGTATCAATCGCCACACTCGGGCCGGTAAAATTAAAGCTATAAGAAATGCGGTTTGCAGCAATACTCAACGCCGTCCCTGTGCCTAAATACGCGGTACTTTTTTGCTGCTGTTGCGACAATAAAAAGTAGTCATTTTGCGATATGCCAACATACACACCAATATCGCTACCTGCGAGCGTGGCTGGTTGGTAACCAGCATGCTGTATGGCGTGATAAGTCGTTTGCAGCAGTAATCTATGCTGTGGGTCGATATGCTTAGCTTCGAGTGGCGAGATGCCAAATAATGCAGCATCAAACTCATCGACATTCTCTAAATAGCCACCAAGTCGGTCAGCTTCAAGGTGAGGGCAAAGCTGCTGGCGCTTAGGATCTGGCGTGGTGATCCCATCACCCTGTTGGCATAACAGCTGCCAAAATGCATCAAGTCCATTTGCTGAAGGATAACGACAAGCCATGCCAATCACGGCAATATCTGTATCTGCAATATGTTCTGTTCGGCGAGAGGCTTGTGTATTATTCGCTTGCTCATTGGCACCTTCCAACTCGTTAAGCTCTGTCTCTCCTAGGGCTTGAGTAAGCGTACTAAACTGGCTTAAATACTGGGCTAGTTCGCGAATTGAGGGATATTCGTAAAGTACCGTTGGCTCAAGATCTAGCTCGTGTACTTCCATTAACTCCCCTGAGATCCGTACCGCTTTCATCGAATCTACACCTAATGCTAAGAATGGCGCGTCGATATCCAAACTACGCGCGGGCTTATCGATTTCTTGTGCGACTAACTCTTGTAATAACCGCTGAATTTGCTGCAGTGACGACGAGGATGATGGCACCTCAGCTTGTTGTGGCGTAGCTTCTTCACGGGCACGCGCAATTACTTCAAAATTATCGGCTAAATAACTGCGTTTATTCTCCTGGCGCTGAATTTTACCGCTCGATGTTTTATGAATGCGACCTGGCTTTATCAATACGATGTCATAAGGCGTAATGCCGTGGTGCTCAACGATCGCAGCGGTGATCTGCTGCAATACCTTCTCAGTATCTAACTTTCTCAGTGCGGTACGCTTAACTTGTTGCACGATCACCAAGCGTTCTTCATCACCATTGGAAGCTACCGAAAACGCCGCACCGCCATTTTGCTCTAAGCTATCGCTTGCTTCTGTAACCGTAAGTTCTATATCTTGCGGGTAGTAGTTTTTACCGCGGAAGATAAGCACGTCCTTGGCGCGTCCTGTAACGAATAATTCCCCACGCTGCATAAAGCCTAAATCGCCAGTGCGGAGGTAATCTCGGTCGTCAGCACCTTTAATTCGGGCATGAAATGTAGCCGCGGTTGCCGCTGGGTTATTCCAATACCCCTTTGCCACGCTTGGGCCAGTTACCCAAATTTCTCCGGTTTCACCATCATTGCAGGCTTCAAAAGACTCTGGGTTAACAATCGCAATACTATGCTCGCCCCAACTCACGCCAGAAGATACGGCGTAATAAGGCTGCTGTTCATCAGCCACATCTAACGCATAAAACGCATCTACTGTATCTTCATCTGCGACTCGTTCGGCTTTACCTTGCTGTAGCTTGGTCGCATCAATACGTAATATCCTTGGCTTTTCTAGAAGACGTCCACCGGTTGCAAATAAGGTGGTTTCTGCCATGCCGTAACAAGGTGCGATACTCTCTCTTTGCAAGCCACACACTTTAAACTTTTGATAAAAACGCTCTAGCGTGCTGGCACGCACTGGTTCTGCGCCATTTAATGCTGAGCGCCAATGGGACAAATCTAAGTCTTTAAGGTCTTCATCTTTGACGGTGTCCACGCACAGGTCATAGGCAAAGTTTGGCGCGCTTGACGTCAATGCTTTGGTTTGTGAAAGTAGCTTTAGCCAACGTAGTGGTTTTTGCAGGAAATAGGCTGGATTCATCAGCGCGGCTGTCGCACCGATGTAGATTGGGTGCATAATGCCAAAAATCAGCCCCATATCATGGAAATGAGGCAACCAACTTACAATCGAAGAGTTGTTATCGTGACCAAACGCTTCTTTCATTAGCGCCTGATTATCAAGAATATTGTCGTGGGTTACCATTACGCCTTTAGGTGTGCCCGTCGAGCCTGAGGTATATTGCAAAAATGTCAGTTGCTCACCACGGATTTGTGCACGAGGCCACTGTTGAGTCGTCGATTTAAGTGCAATGTTATCGGTAGTAAATAGTGCTAACTGCGCTAGACTTGGCTCAGAATCAAGCAATGGCTTGGCGATTTCATTGATCTTTTCACTGGTAAGCGCACCTTTGGCACCTGCGTCTTCGATGATGGCACGCAGACGATCAACATTTTGATTCTTTTTAGGTGGATAGACCGGTACCGCAATTATCCCTGCGTATAAACAAGCAAAAAAGGCTTCAATAAATTCAAATCCAGAGTTGTACAGTAATAATGCTCTGTCACCCGGTTCAAAATATTCACTCAATGTCTCAGCAATAGAGGCTGCACGCACATGCAATTCTTGGTAGGAAATGGTTTTACTTGGCAATGCCTCATCGTAAAAATACTGATAGGCAATATCTTGAGATCGGGTACGCGCTAAACCCGCGAGTATAGTAACAATATTTGTATTCATGCCATCCCCATAACTTGGTTGGGATTCCTTTGGCAACAGCGCGAGCAGTGTCAATTTGGCTTGCGACAGTTAACCATCAGTAACGTTGTAAAAAACCAATCAATTACTTAACCGCAACAAACACAATACCTACCTAAGTAGGGAAACGTTTGTAGGGTATATCTATAAAGGTTAACTAACCGCTAAAACCGCGAGCCAAGTTAATCAACAGCACCTTTTGCTATTTGCTTGCAGCATATATACAACATTGCTGTAATCACTCACTGTCACTTTAACGCTTGAATATGGAAACTTTTTTACCACCTTCGTACGCAGGATTGACGACTTCAAAGTATCAAATAGAGTTATTAAAAAGAGACCATACTCAGCAGGTAAAACACACACAACCAGTGTGGCTTCACATCAACGACTCATGATCTGTAATGAAAAAGGCTAGCACAAGAAACTGATAAATAAACCGCTTTATTAACAAAAAAGTAAATTTACCCATTACACAAGATTACACCGAACCATTTTTAGGTACTTTGTTAGGTAATCTGGGCTTCGGATAATTAATGCCTTTCTAGCAGCCAGTTTTAGCGCTAGCTGCGTTGAATTCACTTCCAATAGCCAGCTATTAGTGCGTAAACTAGCCTTGCCTACAAGGGTGTAGGTACCAGGGCGGTAGCAGGACGCGAGATCGGAGTTATCCCCAAAACTCTCGGGCTAGATAAGAAGATAGTTTAAGGTGATTAAAAAACAATGAGTTAGCTCATTCCTTCTCCAAACCTCAGGTTAGGTAGTAACAGGAAAGTCAGAATGATTTGTTTATTTATTTAATAAACCTATGTTTTATAAAAACTTTTTATTAAAATCAGAAATGCAATTTAGCCTGATATCAAGGTAACGAAAATAAAACCAGTGCAAGTCTTATATTTTTTGCACTGGTCTCATAGCATCAAACTATTACTTTAGCGAAGGCGAGGTAGTAAACGGTTTGACTCCTATCGCTTGGTAAATTTCGGCAGGCTTGAACGCTTGCTCACCTTTAATTACCAATGTTGCTTTTTGCAGTGCTGTAATATCCTGCAGTGGATCGCCATCGATCAACACTAGATCTGCCACTTTACCCTTAGCAATCGAACCGGTTTGATGTGCGACGCCCATCAATTTGGCACTTTCTAGCGTTGCCATATTCAGCACATCAGCCGCAGGAATGCCCGCATCAACGTATAGCGCTAGCTCACGGATCAAGGTAAAGCCGGCAATATTATCCGTCCCAGGCACCATAGGAACACCAGCATCATAAAGCTTTTTAAGCATTTTTTGCATCGCTTCACCCGACTCTTGATAGCTCAGTTTAAACTGTTCATCAACATGCATCTCAGCCCCTTTTAAACCACGAGCGAATGCAATTGGCATATGATCTGAAATAGCAGCAAATTCCGGATTGATCTTTTGATCTTCTGACATCAATAAGCTTCTGAAAGTAGAGACCGTAAGATCCACAACAATGCGCTTATCGCTTAGCAGCTTAACGAAAGCATTCATCTCTGGGCTATCTAGTGATAAACCTGAGGCTTGCTCACCCATCAGTGAAAACCGTTTTTGTGTTCTGGTATCTACCTCTTCACCAGCAAGAAAATTCAGGAACAGCATATTAATATGCTGAATTTCATCATAACCATTTGCAATGGCTTGCTCTGCTGTCATAAACGCTGGTACGTGACCGCTAAGTCTCAATCCTCGGCTATGTGCACGTTCAGAAATAGGCTTTACCCAGTTCGGGGCGATAGAAGAATAGAGCTTCACTTGAACATAGCCATTATCGGCAAAGAAATCGACCGTCTCGAGCGCTTCTTCCAATGACTTTACACTTAAGCCAGCTGAGTTTTCGCTGTATTTATCCATAAAGCCAGCACGATACACACGAGAACCCAGCACCTGATTGGTATTAAAGAGCGCTTCAATTTCCATAATATTGTCATGCTCGTTACCCATGTCTCTAACACTGGTAATACCGTTTGCAATATTAAGAATACCGTTCTCTTTTGATAAATGACCGTGCATATCCCAAAGTCCCGGGATCAAGGTTTTCCCTTTCCCATCAAGGCTGACCACGCCTTTTTGCTTTTTAATATGTTTAGCTATTTCTACAATTTTGCCGTTTTTAATCAACACATCA
The sequence above is a segment of the Pseudoalteromonas piscicida genome. Coding sequences within it:
- a CDS encoding amidohydrolase family protein, which codes for MTKIITKRSALSAIVAALLTTQSWAVFADTITNNVYSEKGLAGTLTQEKIDDQNYKAKIEFGWNNRRILIDETLKLNEKGLPINFSLKGRSAFGSTIDETFSYNRGIAQWKSVNESGIKADATLDFYVPSNNHLALDNATMRYVLKNNKYELDVYPQGKMLIEKMKTMKLGEQTVHLLVTSGLSLTPNFAWYDDDGNYFAQSWGPMYVLRDGYTKAQFEELEAIQKQAEQQHLENLANKLTHDVPALLIENVAVFDGEQKRLLKNHDVLIKNGKIVEIAKHIKKQKGVVSLDGKGKTLIPGLWDMHGHLSKENGILNIANGITSVRDMGNEHDNIMEIEALFNTNQVLGSRVYRAGFMDKYSENSAGLSVKSLEEALETVDFFADNGYVQVKLYSSIAPNWVKPISERAHSRGLRLSGHVPAFMTAEQAIANGYDEIQHINMLFLNFLAGEEVDTRTQKRFSLMGEQASGLSLDSPEMNAFVKLLSDKRIVVDLTVSTFRSLLMSEDQKINPEFAAISDHMPIAFARGLKGAEMHVDEQFKLSYQESGEAMQKMLKKLYDAGVPMVPGTDNIAGFTLIRELALYVDAGIPAADVLNMATLESAKLMGVAHQTGSIAKGKVADLVLIDGDPLQDITALQKATLVIKGEQAFKPAEIYQAIGVKPFTTSPSLK